Proteins found in one Paraburkholderia caballeronis genomic segment:
- a CDS encoding NAD(P)H-dependent flavin oxidoreductase, whose translation MFPSHSFAPLKIRGRTLLPVVQGGMGVGISAHRLAGSVAREGAVGTIASIDLRHHHDDLIEMCRADPQHETLERANLIALAREIEAARKLSGGNGMIAVNVMKAVRAHADYVRVACENGADAIVMGAGLPLDLPDMTQGFDVALIPILSDSRGVALVLKKWIKKGRLPDAIVIEHPAHAGGHLGVTNIDDMADPRFEFDRVLAELEAVYASLGLSRDDVPLIVAGGINSHEAVRRWLGAGANGVQVGTPFAVTEEGDAHPNFKRVLADAKPEDIVEFVSVTGLPARAVRTPWLTRYLRNESRVRVKLGPLKLPCTTKLECLSVCGLRDGIEKFGQFCIDTRLAAALRGDVANGLFFRGREALPFGTAIRSVRDLLELLLTGVARPAVARRAAFSLG comes from the coding sequence ATGTTTCCATCTCATTCGTTTGCGCCATTGAAGATTCGCGGCCGTACGCTGCTGCCCGTCGTCCAGGGCGGCATGGGTGTCGGCATATCGGCGCACCGGCTGGCTGGCAGCGTCGCCCGCGAGGGAGCGGTCGGCACGATCGCCAGCATCGACCTGCGCCATCATCACGACGATCTGATCGAAATGTGCCGCGCCGATCCGCAGCATGAGACGCTCGAACGCGCGAACCTGATCGCGCTCGCGCGCGAGATCGAAGCCGCACGCAAGCTGTCGGGCGGCAACGGGATGATCGCGGTGAACGTGATGAAGGCGGTCCGCGCGCATGCGGACTACGTGCGCGTCGCGTGCGAGAACGGCGCGGACGCGATCGTGATGGGCGCGGGCCTGCCGCTCGATCTGCCGGATATGACGCAGGGCTTCGACGTTGCGCTGATCCCCATCCTGTCCGACTCGCGCGGCGTCGCGCTCGTGCTGAAGAAGTGGATCAAGAAGGGCCGCTTGCCGGACGCGATCGTGATCGAGCATCCGGCGCACGCGGGCGGCCACCTGGGCGTCACGAACATCGACGACATGGCCGATCCGCGTTTCGAGTTCGACCGCGTGCTCGCGGAACTCGAAGCGGTCTACGCATCGCTGGGGCTGTCGCGCGACGACGTGCCGCTGATCGTCGCGGGCGGCATCAACAGTCACGAGGCCGTGCGCAGGTGGCTCGGCGCGGGCGCGAACGGCGTGCAGGTCGGCACGCCGTTCGCGGTGACCGAGGAGGGCGACGCGCATCCGAACTTCAAGCGGGTGCTCGCGGACGCCAAGCCGGAAGACATCGTCGAATTCGTCAGCGTGACCGGGTTGCCCGCGCGCGCGGTGAGGACGCCGTGGCTCACGCGTTATCTGCGCAACGAGTCGCGTGTGCGCGTGAAGCTCGGTCCGCTGAAGCTGCCTTGCACGACGAAGCTCGAATGTCTGTCGGTGTGCGGGCTGCGCGACGGCATCGAGAAGTTCGGCCAGTTCTGCATCGATACGCGTCTCGCGGCGGCGCTGCGCGGCGACGTCGCGAACGGGCTGTTCTTCCGCGGCCGCGAGGCGTTGCCGTTCGGCACCGCGATTCGCAGCGTCCGCGACCTGCTCGAACTGCTGCTGACCGGCGTGGCGCGACCGGCGGTCGCGCGAAGAGCGGCATTTTCACTCGGTTGA
- a CDS encoding OmpW/AlkL family protein — protein sequence MKRQIKSIAAAAALALGTVAFTSLAATPARAADAAPAAAPSAAVPNGGIYAGDWLVRLRGIGIMPDASSNGTLKALNADVNNTIVPELDFTYMVMDNVGVELILGTSRNQVTSSLGRLGGVGVLPPTLLLQYHFNHAGKIRPYVGAGLNYTLFYNNGLQAGGQHVSIDNHSFGPALQAGVDIQVAKNVFVNADIKKIWMRTGASLNGSSLGTLYIDPLIVGIGVGMKF from the coding sequence ATGAAACGTCAAATCAAGTCAATCGCGGCAGCCGCCGCGCTCGCGCTCGGCACCGTCGCCTTCACCAGTCTTGCAGCGACGCCGGCCCGCGCGGCCGACGCGGCGCCCGCTGCGGCGCCTTCGGCCGCCGTGCCGAACGGCGGCATCTACGCCGGCGACTGGCTCGTGCGCCTGCGCGGGATCGGCATCATGCCGGACGCGTCGTCGAACGGCACGCTGAAGGCGCTGAACGCCGACGTGAACAATACGATCGTGCCGGAACTGGACTTCACCTACATGGTGATGGACAACGTTGGCGTCGAACTGATTCTCGGCACGTCGCGCAACCAGGTCACGTCGAGTCTCGGCCGGCTCGGCGGGGTCGGCGTGCTGCCGCCGACGCTGCTGCTGCAATATCACTTCAATCACGCCGGCAAGATCCGCCCGTATGTCGGCGCGGGTCTGAACTACACGCTGTTCTACAACAACGGGCTGCAGGCCGGCGGCCAGCACGTGTCGATCGACAACCATAGCTTCGGTCCGGCGCTGCAGGCGGGCGTCGACATCCAGGTCGCGAAGAACGTGTTCGTGAACGCGGACATCAAGAAGATCTGGATGCGCACCGGCGCGTCGTTGAACGGCTCGTCGCTCGGCACGCTGTACATCGACCCGCTGATCGTCGGTATCGGCGTCGGTATGAAGTTCTGA
- a CDS encoding DUF1289 domain-containing protein, whose translation MASNLHDLPDSPCIGVCSTLFDDICKGCGRTAIEVSNWVFMTDDEKRAVWDRIQFEGTAMRFRQKPS comes from the coding sequence ATGGCTTCCAATCTGCACGACCTTCCCGACAGCCCCTGCATCGGCGTCTGTTCGACGCTGTTCGACGATATCTGCAAAGGCTGCGGCCGCACCGCGATCGAAGTGTCGAACTGGGTGTTCATGACCGACGACGAAAAACGCGCGGTATGGGACCGCATCCAGTTCGAAGGCACCGCGATGCGGTTCCGGCAGAAGCCGTCCTGA
- a CDS encoding phospholipase A, with protein sequence MKNADADVDTRPPVRRRALKPAFPFTPSGPLAAPLRRPASHAVAALIAAVCACGPLAAHAAVALLQPPREAAASEPLELTLLYSADDAAPLHATVPPTLRVTLTNGDQPPAPLELRREPGVPDTLTLEPGQYRKVRFRAPWPAAARGAVRVDTVGFDASPSLVVLNRGPDQLAVIAAEQAQSETTTSTQTTTSTGAAPAATVGAIATPADTLSTTSRNALDRLSFYEPIYVAAGKNGDTSARFQLSFKYRILMPDDLRSKRFVDNLYFAYTQTSIWDLSATSAPFRDTSYEPQLFYYLADTGWASSWYSRMGIAAGVGHESNGKSGDDSRGINIVFVRPTWEFGDLTSTHLTVSPKLYYYLSKHDNPDIAAYRGYADLLVKYGSPDGLQLATTLRKGTKHWYGSVDAQLTYPLARLLGSAWGGYLWVGYFNGYGEDILDYNRRQHWIARIGYSIAR encoded by the coding sequence ATGAAGAACGCCGATGCCGATGTCGATACGCGGCCGCCTGTCCGACGCCGCGCGCTGAAGCCCGCCTTCCCGTTCACGCCGAGCGGGCCGTTGGCAGCGCCGCTGCGGCGGCCCGCATCGCACGCCGTGGCCGCGCTCATCGCCGCCGTCTGCGCCTGCGGCCCGCTCGCCGCCCACGCGGCCGTCGCGCTGCTGCAACCGCCGCGCGAGGCCGCCGCGTCCGAGCCGCTCGAACTGACGCTGCTCTATTCCGCCGACGACGCCGCGCCGCTGCACGCGACGGTCCCGCCGACGCTGCGCGTGACGCTGACGAACGGCGACCAGCCGCCCGCGCCGCTCGAACTGCGCCGCGAGCCCGGGGTGCCGGACACGCTGACGCTCGAACCGGGCCAGTACCGCAAGGTGCGTTTTCGCGCGCCGTGGCCGGCCGCCGCGCGCGGCGCGGTGCGCGTCGACACGGTGGGATTCGACGCGTCGCCGTCGCTCGTCGTGCTGAACCGCGGGCCGGACCAGTTGGCGGTGATCGCCGCCGAACAGGCTCAAAGCGAGACGACGACGTCCACGCAGACCACAACGAGCACGGGCGCCGCACCGGCCGCGACGGTCGGTGCGATCGCGACGCCGGCCGACACGCTTTCGACGACGAGCCGCAACGCGCTCGACCGGCTGTCGTTCTACGAGCCGATCTACGTCGCGGCCGGCAAGAACGGCGACACCAGCGCGCGTTTCCAGTTGAGCTTCAAATACCGGATCCTGATGCCCGACGACCTGCGTTCGAAGCGTTTCGTCGACAACCTGTATTTCGCGTACACGCAGACGTCGATCTGGGATCTGAGCGCGACGTCCGCGCCGTTCCGCGACACCAGCTACGAGCCGCAACTGTTCTACTACCTCGCGGACACCGGCTGGGCCAGTTCGTGGTACTCGCGGATGGGCATCGCGGCCGGCGTCGGCCACGAGTCGAACGGCAAAAGCGGCGACGACTCGCGCGGGATCAACATCGTGTTCGTGCGGCCGACATGGGAGTTCGGCGACCTGACGTCGACGCATCTGACCGTATCGCCGAAGCTCTACTACTACCTGTCGAAGCACGACAACCCGGACATCGCCGCGTATCGCGGTTATGCGGATCTGCTGGTCAAATACGGCAGCCCGGACGGCCTGCAACTCGCGACGACGCTGCGCAAGGGCACGAAACACTGGTACGGCAGCGTCGACGCGCAGCTCACCTATCCGCTCGCGCGGCTGCTCGGCAGCGCGTGGGGCGGTTATCTGTGGGTCGGCTATTTCAACGGCTACGGCGAGGACATCCTCGACTACAACCGCCGGCAGCACTGGATCGCGCGGATCGGCTACAGCATCGCGCGCTGA
- a CDS encoding polyamine ABC transporter substrate-binding protein, producing MKRRVMGQLAALVLCAAPWVASVAKDTQLNVYNWSDYIAKDTIPNFTKQSGIKVRYDNYDSDDTLQAKLLAGNSGYDIVVPTSNYAGKQIAAGIFAPLDKSKIPNLKYLDPQLMALVAGADPGNRFAVPWAYGTTGLGYNVTKAQQILGKDVALDSWDILFKPENISKLKACGVSVLDAPDQMFAAALHYIGKDPMSTNPDDYRAALAMLKKIRPYITQFNSSGYINDLVGGDICFAYGWSGDVVIAKHRAQEAKKPYKVEYYIPKGGAPIWFDVMTIPKDAQHKDAAQEWINYIETPQVHAAITNEVYYPSANAEARKYVSKDIANDPAVYPPPEVVKTLFLLKPLPPEVQRLQTRLWTEFKSGR from the coding sequence ATGAAAAGACGGGTGATGGGCCAGCTGGCCGCGCTGGTGCTGTGTGCCGCGCCGTGGGTCGCGTCGGTCGCGAAGGATACGCAGTTGAACGTCTACAACTGGTCCGACTACATCGCCAAGGACACGATCCCGAACTTCACGAAGCAGAGCGGCATCAAGGTCCGCTACGACAACTACGACAGCGACGACACGCTGCAGGCAAAGCTGCTCGCGGGCAATTCCGGTTACGACATCGTCGTGCCGACCAGCAACTACGCGGGCAAGCAGATCGCGGCCGGCATCTTCGCGCCGCTCGACAAGTCGAAAATCCCGAACCTGAAATACCTCGATCCGCAACTGATGGCGCTCGTCGCCGGCGCGGACCCGGGCAACCGCTTCGCGGTGCCGTGGGCGTACGGCACGACCGGCCTCGGCTACAACGTGACGAAGGCGCAGCAGATTCTCGGCAAGGACGTCGCGCTCGACAGCTGGGACATCCTGTTCAAGCCGGAAAACATCTCGAAGCTGAAGGCGTGCGGCGTGTCCGTGCTCGACGCGCCGGACCAGATGTTCGCGGCCGCGCTGCACTACATCGGCAAGGATCCGATGTCCACGAACCCGGACGACTACCGCGCCGCGCTCGCGATGCTGAAGAAGATCCGTCCGTACATCACGCAGTTCAACTCGTCGGGCTACATCAACGACCTGGTCGGCGGCGACATCTGCTTCGCATACGGCTGGTCGGGCGACGTCGTGATCGCGAAGCACCGCGCGCAGGAAGCGAAGAAGCCGTACAAGGTCGAGTACTACATCCCGAAGGGCGGCGCGCCGATCTGGTTCGACGTGATGACGATCCCGAAGGACGCGCAGCACAAGGACGCCGCGCAGGAGTGGATCAACTACATCGAGACGCCGCAGGTCCACGCGGCGATCACGAACGAAGTCTATTACCCGAGCGCGAACGCGGAAGCCCGCAAGTACGTGTCGAAGGACATCGCGAACGACCCGGCCGTGTATCCGCCGCCCGAGGTCGTGAAGACGCTGTTCCTGCTGAAGCCGCTGCCGCCGGAAGTCCAGCGGCTGCAGACGCGGCTGTGGACCGAGTTCAAGTCGGGCCGCTGA
- a CDS encoding ABC transporter ATP-binding protein: MSDQSSAPAAPGALLSGSAAAGDAADNFVQVVDVVKQFGDTTAVRNVSLSVKKGELFALLGSSGCGKSTLLRMLAGLESVTSGKILIDGEDLAALPPYRRPVNMMFQSYALFPHMTVESNVAFGLRQEGVKKAELKERVQGALELVQMARYAKRKPHQLSGGQQQRVALARSLVKRPKLLLLDEPMSALDKQIRQRTQIELVNILDKVGVTCIMVTHDQEEAMTMAGRLAVMSEGQIVQLGTPHEVYEYPNSRFSAEFIGSANLFDGHVVEDEPDHVFVESTELPVRLYVNHGITGPLGMPVTISVRPERVALTRKPPEGTFNWAHGVVKNIAYMGGYSLYHVLLDSGKTVIANMSSLALSEIDSPTWDDEVYVRWSASAGVVLTS; the protein is encoded by the coding sequence ATGAGTGACCAGTCGAGCGCGCCGGCCGCACCGGGCGCGCTGCTTTCGGGCAGTGCCGCCGCGGGCGACGCGGCGGACAACTTCGTGCAGGTGGTCGACGTCGTCAAGCAGTTCGGCGACACGACGGCGGTCAGGAACGTCAGCCTGTCGGTGAAGAAGGGCGAACTGTTCGCGCTGCTGGGCAGTTCGGGCTGCGGCAAGTCCACGCTGCTGCGGATGCTCGCCGGCCTTGAGTCCGTCACGTCGGGCAAGATACTGATCGACGGCGAGGACCTCGCGGCGCTGCCGCCGTATCGCCGGCCGGTCAACATGATGTTCCAGTCGTACGCGCTGTTCCCGCACATGACGGTCGAGTCGAACGTCGCGTTCGGGCTGCGCCAGGAAGGCGTGAAGAAGGCCGAACTGAAGGAGCGCGTGCAGGGGGCGCTCGAACTCGTGCAGATGGCGCGTTACGCGAAGCGCAAGCCGCATCAGCTGTCCGGCGGCCAGCAGCAGCGCGTCGCGCTCGCGCGCTCGCTGGTGAAGCGGCCGAAGCTGCTGCTGCTCGACGAGCCGATGTCCGCGCTCGACAAGCAGATTCGCCAGCGCACGCAGATCGAGCTGGTCAACATCCTCGACAAGGTCGGCGTCACCTGCATCATGGTCACGCACGACCAGGAAGAGGCGATGACGATGGCCGGCCGCCTCGCGGTGATGAGCGAAGGCCAGATCGTGCAGCTCGGCACGCCGCACGAGGTGTACGAGTATCCGAACAGCCGCTTCTCGGCCGAGTTCATCGGCTCGGCGAACCTGTTCGACGGCCACGTCGTCGAGGACGAGCCGGACCACGTGTTCGTCGAATCGACCGAACTGCCGGTGCGGCTCTACGTGAACCACGGGATCACCGGGCCGCTCGGGATGCCGGTCACGATCTCGGTGCGGCCGGAGCGCGTCGCGCTCACGCGCAAGCCGCCCGAAGGCACGTTCAACTGGGCGCACGGCGTCGTGAAGAACATCGCGTACATGGGCGGTTATTCGCTGTATCACGTGCTGCTCGATTCGGGCAAGACGGTGATCGCGAACATGTCGAGCCTCGCGCTGTCCGAGATCGACTCGCCGACGTGGGACGACGAGGTGTACGTGCGCTGGAGCGCGTCGGCCGGCGTGGTGCTGACGTCATGA
- a CDS encoding ABC transporter permease subunit — MKAALTRVAQWPVRRFGLSGRTAVIAGPFVWLLLFFLVPFLLVVKISFADQQLGIPPYTQLVTFADGVLHIALDLSHYAFLFQDSLYFATYVNSVVVAAISTLLCLVIGYPMAYYIARSSPARRNLLMMGVMLPFWTSFLIRVYAWIGILKNNGLLNNFLMSIGLIHVPIELYRTNTAVYIGMVYSYLPFLVMPLYAHLVKMDMTLLEAAYDLGAKPWRAFVEITLPLSKNGVVAGCLLVFIPAVGEYVIPELLGGANTLMIGRVMWNEFFDNADWPMASAVTCAMVLLLLVPMALFQHYQAKELEGRGR, encoded by the coding sequence ATGAAGGCCGCGCTCACCCGCGTCGCGCAGTGGCCGGTGCGGCGCTTCGGGCTGTCGGGCCGCACGGCCGTGATCGCCGGGCCGTTCGTCTGGCTGCTGCTGTTTTTCCTCGTGCCGTTCCTGCTCGTCGTGAAGATCAGCTTCGCGGACCAGCAACTCGGCATCCCGCCGTATACGCAGCTCGTCACGTTCGCGGACGGCGTGCTGCACATCGCGCTCGACCTGTCGCACTACGCGTTCCTGTTCCAGGACAGCCTGTATTTCGCGACCTACGTGAATTCGGTGGTCGTCGCGGCGATCTCGACGCTGCTGTGCCTCGTGATCGGCTACCCGATGGCGTATTACATCGCGCGTTCGAGCCCCGCGCGGCGCAACCTGCTGATGATGGGCGTGATGCTGCCGTTCTGGACGTCGTTCCTGATCCGCGTGTACGCGTGGATCGGCATCCTGAAGAACAACGGGCTGCTGAACAACTTCCTGATGTCGATCGGGCTCATTCACGTGCCGATCGAGCTGTACCGCACGAACACGGCGGTCTACATCGGGATGGTCTATTCGTATCTGCCGTTCCTCGTGATGCCGCTGTACGCGCACCTCGTGAAGATGGACATGACGCTGCTCGAAGCCGCGTACGACCTCGGCGCGAAGCCGTGGCGCGCGTTCGTCGAGATCACGCTGCCGCTGTCGAAGAACGGGGTCGTCGCGGGCTGCCTGCTCGTGTTCATTCCGGCGGTCGGCGAGTACGTGATTCCGGAACTGCTCGGCGGCGCGAATACGCTGATGATCGGCCGCGTCATGTGGAACGAGTTCTTCGACAACGCGGACTGGCCGATGGCGTCGGCGGTCACGTGCGCGATGGTGTTGCTGCTGCTGGTGCCGATGGCGCTGTTCCAGCACTACCAGGCGAAGGAACTGGAGGGCCGCGGACGATGA
- a CDS encoding ABC transporter permease subunit: MKPNRALQILALGLGFAFLYIPIVSLIVYSFNESQLVTVWTRFSTRWYVALVNDDELIAAAWLSLRIGLMTAFASVVIGTWAGFVLARMGRFRGFTLYTGMINAPLVIPEVIQGISLLLLFVEMGKLLGWPAGRGVFTIWIGHVMLCISYVAIIVQSRVRELNPSLEEAALDLGATPLKVFFTITLPLISQALMAGWLLSFTLSIDDLVLSAFLSGPGSTTLPLVVFSRVRLGLNPEMNALATLFILVVTIGVVLGNHFMQRAERRRTAMAQ; the protein is encoded by the coding sequence ATGAAGCCGAACCGCGCTCTTCAGATCCTCGCGCTCGGCCTCGGCTTCGCGTTCCTGTACATCCCGATCGTCAGCCTGATCGTCTATTCGTTCAACGAGTCGCAGCTCGTCACCGTGTGGACGCGCTTTTCGACGCGCTGGTACGTCGCGCTCGTGAACGACGACGAACTGATCGCGGCCGCGTGGCTGTCGCTGCGGATCGGGCTGATGACCGCGTTCGCGTCGGTCGTGATCGGCACGTGGGCGGGTTTCGTGCTCGCGCGGATGGGCCGCTTTCGCGGCTTCACGCTGTACACCGGGATGATCAACGCGCCGCTCGTGATTCCCGAGGTGATCCAGGGCATTTCGCTCCTGCTGCTGTTCGTCGAGATGGGCAAGCTGCTCGGCTGGCCGGCGGGGCGCGGCGTCTTCACGATCTGGATCGGCCACGTGATGCTGTGCATCTCGTATGTCGCGATCATCGTGCAGTCGCGCGTGCGCGAACTGAATCCGTCGCTGGAGGAGGCCGCGCTCGACCTCGGCGCGACCCCGCTGAAGGTGTTTTTCACGATCACGCTGCCGCTGATCTCGCAGGCGCTGATGGCCGGCTGGCTGCTGTCGTTCACGCTGTCGATCGACGACCTCGTGCTGTCCGCGTTCCTGTCCGGCCCCGGTTCGACGACGCTGCCGCTCGTCGTGTTCTCGCGCGTGCGGCTCGGGCTGAACCCGGAGATGAACGCGCTCGCGACGCTGTTCATCCTCGTCGTCACGATCGGCGTCGTGCTCGGCAATCATTTCATGCAGCGCGCCGAACGGCGGCGCACGGCGATGGCGCAGTAG
- a CDS encoding class I SAM-dependent methyltransferase has translation MIIEDSTRRFSDRVADYVKYRPTYPREVVTFVHAECAVAPGAPVADIGAGTGISARLFLDAGHPVFAVEPNAAMRAAADAWLAGFPAYRSVAGTAEATTLDAASVDLVIAAQAFHWFDKAGARREFARILKPRGAIALFWNSRLLEGSAFLTGYEALLQRYCPDYARVAESYPDDAAMADWFGDGFEHRTVFPNAQWLDFDGLKGRLMSSSYAPKAGDPHHEPMLAALRELFDATARDGRVNFEYETRVYAGRPLRDRA, from the coding sequence ATGATTATTGAAGACTCCACCCGCCGCTTCAGCGACCGGGTCGCGGATTACGTGAAGTACAGGCCGACGTATCCGCGCGAAGTGGTGACGTTCGTGCACGCGGAATGCGCGGTCGCGCCGGGTGCGCCGGTCGCCGACATCGGCGCGGGCACCGGCATTTCGGCGCGGCTCTTTCTCGACGCGGGGCATCCGGTGTTCGCGGTCGAGCCGAACGCCGCGATGCGCGCGGCGGCCGATGCGTGGCTCGCCGGTTTCCCCGCGTACCGCAGCGTCGCGGGCACCGCGGAGGCGACGACGCTCGACGCCGCGAGCGTCGATCTCGTGATCGCCGCGCAGGCGTTCCACTGGTTCGACAAGGCGGGCGCGCGGCGCGAGTTCGCGCGCATTCTGAAGCCGCGCGGCGCGATCGCGCTGTTCTGGAACAGCCGCCTGCTCGAAGGCTCCGCGTTCCTGACCGGCTACGAGGCGCTGCTGCAACGCTATTGCCCGGACTATGCGCGGGTCGCGGAAAGTTATCCGGACGACGCGGCGATGGCCGACTGGTTCGGCGACGGCTTCGAGCACAGGACCGTGTTCCCGAACGCACAGTGGCTCGACTTCGACGGGCTGAAAGGGCGGTTGATGTCGTCGTCGTATGCGCCGAAGGCCGGCGATCCGCATCATGAGCCGATGCTGGCCGCACTGCGCGAACTGTTCGACGCGACCGCGCGCGATGGCCGCGTGAACTTCGAATACGAGACGCGCGTGTACGCGGGCCGCCCGCTGCGCGACCGCGCGTGA
- a CDS encoding flavin-containing monooxygenase: MRSGPSTTPRIAIVGSGFAGIGMAIRLLRLGIESFTIYEAGDTPGGTWRDNTYPGAACDVPSHLYSFSFEPNPAWSRTYGTQREILAYLLHCARRYDVERFIRCRSRVSAARFDDTRGVWTIDVDCDGARRTVEADLLIAASGPLSRPAMPDIDGIERFEGRLFHSARWDHDYALDGMRVGVIGTGASAIQFVPQIQPRVARLTVFQRTAPWVLPRRDLAIGPRTQRLFARLPLAQRIVRGAIYWQLEAHALAFIANPRLMRGSMKFAHAYLARKVADPALRAKLTPDYVLGCKRVLLSSDYYPALAQPNVDVVTTAIREIVADGIVTADGAHHPLDAIVCGTGFRFNDADAPFEIVGANGADLGAAWRRDGPQAYLGTTVAGFPNLFLLAGPNTGLGHSSMIYMIESQIRYVADCIRALRRNGARSMAVRADVQHAFNERLQRDMKRSVWQSGCRSWYQTKDGRNTAIWPGFTFEFRRRTRRVRERDYVFAR; the protein is encoded by the coding sequence ATGCGCTCTGGTCCGTCAACGACGCCGCGCATCGCGATCGTCGGCAGCGGCTTCGCCGGCATCGGCATGGCGATCCGCCTGCTACGCCTCGGCATCGAATCGTTCACGATCTACGAAGCCGGCGACACGCCGGGCGGCACGTGGCGCGACAACACCTATCCGGGCGCCGCGTGCGACGTGCCCTCGCACCTCTATTCGTTCTCGTTCGAGCCGAATCCCGCGTGGTCGCGCACGTACGGCACGCAGCGCGAAATCCTCGCGTACCTGCTGCATTGCGCGCGCAGGTACGACGTCGAGCGGTTCATCCGCTGCCGCTCGCGCGTGAGCGCCGCGCGCTTCGACGACACGCGCGGCGTCTGGACGATCGACGTCGACTGCGACGGCGCGCGTCGAACCGTCGAAGCCGATCTGCTGATCGCCGCGAGCGGTCCGCTGTCGCGCCCCGCGATGCCGGACATCGACGGCATCGAACGGTTCGAAGGCCGGCTGTTCCACTCCGCGCGCTGGGATCACGACTATGCGCTCGACGGCATGCGCGTCGGCGTGATCGGCACCGGCGCGAGCGCGATCCAGTTCGTGCCGCAGATCCAGCCGCGTGTCGCGCGTCTGACCGTGTTCCAGCGCACCGCGCCATGGGTGCTGCCGCGCCGCGATCTTGCGATCGGCCCGCGAACGCAGCGGCTGTTCGCGCGCCTGCCGCTCGCGCAACGGATCGTGCGCGGCGCGATCTACTGGCAACTCGAAGCGCATGCGCTCGCGTTCATCGCGAACCCGCGGCTGATGCGCGGCTCGATGAAATTCGCGCACGCGTATCTCGCGCGTAAGGTCGCGGACCCGGCGCTGCGCGCGAAACTGACGCCCGACTACGTGCTCGGCTGCAAGCGCGTGCTGCTGTCGAGCGACTATTATCCGGCGCTCGCGCAGCCGAACGTCGACGTCGTGACGACCGCGATCCGCGAGATCGTCGCGGACGGCATTGTGACCGCCGACGGCGCGCATCATCCGCTCGACGCGATCGTCTGCGGCACCGGCTTTCGCTTCAACGACGCCGATGCGCCGTTCGAGATCGTCGGCGCGAACGGCGCGGATCTCGGCGCGGCGTGGCGACGCGACGGCCCGCAGGCGTATCTCGGCACGACCGTCGCCGGCTTCCCGAACCTGTTCCTGCTCGCCGGCCCGAACACCGGCCTCGGGCATAGCTCGATGATCTACATGATCGAGTCGCAGATCCGCTATGTCGCGGACTGCATCCGCGCGCTACGGCGCAACGGCGCGCGCTCGATGGCCGTGCGCGCCGACGTGCAGCACGCGTTCAACGAGCGGCTTCAGCGCGACATGAAGCGGTCGGTGTGGCAGTCCGGCTGCCGCAGCTGGTATCAGACGAAGGACGGCCGCAACACCGCCATCTGGCCGGGCTTCACGTTCGAGTTCCGGCGCCGCACGCGGCGCGTGCGCGAACGCGACTACGTGTTCGCGCGCTGA